In the Streptomyces sp. 3214.6 genome, ACTCGCGCCACAGGACGATTTTCTCTATGCCGCAGGACGCCGCGGCGGCACGGGTGTCCTCGTTCCAGTTGCCGTAGGGCGGCCGGAACAGCCGGGGCGCGGTGCCGTACTCGGCCTTCAGTTTCTTCTGCTGGCCGCAGATCTCCGCCTTCTGCGCGGACGCGCTCAGGGTGCGCATGTTCGGGTGGGTCAGCGTGTGGTTCTGTATGGGGTCGCCGAGGCCCTGAAGCGGCTTGAAGTAGCCGTAGTCAGCGCGGATGGCGGCGTCCGTCAGGAACATCGTGAAGGGGATCTTCAGTTCCCGCATCATCGTCACGAACTTCGGGTCCTTCTCGGCCCCGTCGTCGAACGTGAGGAAGACGATCTTCTCCTTGGTGGGTATGTCGCTGATCACCGGCACCCCGCTGCCGGCGGCCGCCTGCACCACCGGCTTGGTCGCGGGCGGGGCGGGCGGCGCCGCCAGCGGCTTGATCCCCCACTTGCGGTAGGCCGCCGCGGTGCCGGACTGCGCGCCCGCGTCGCCGCGCGGGTGGGCGGACGGTGCGGCTGAGTGCGGGGTGGCGGAGGGCGAGGAGTCCTCGGCGGACGCCTTGGGCGTCGCGGCCGAGCAGCCCGCCGTGAGGACCGTCGCCGTGAGGAGGAGACAGGCCAGCGCCGCCCTCTTGATTCGCCTGTCCACCGCGTCCCACCCCATGTCCGTCCGTGATCCTCAGCCCGTTCCCCCTGCTTGACGGCGAACAGATGTCCGAGGTTCCACCCGGGACGAGGTGGCGAGGGCCGCGAGGGCCGCCGTCCGCGGGGCTTGGCTACGCTGGACAGCAGACGTCCGATACGTTATGAAATCGGGCGAAATTTCTAAGGAACCGAAGCATGCGTCTCCGTGGCAGCGTTCCGGGTCTGAGGGGCGGGCCCCTCAGCCGTGCCGCCGTGGCGGTGTCGGTCGCCGCCGGTGTGGCGCTGGCCGGCGCCTGCGGCGGGGGCGGGTCGGGCGGCGGCGACAGTCTCACCGTCGGCCTGCTGCTCCCGGGCGGCGGGGCCTCGCGCTTCGGGCAGTTCGACAAGCCCCTGATCGAGCAGCGACTGAAGGAGCTGTGCACGCACTGCCCGGCGGCTACCTTCGCGGCCACGCCCGACCCGGCGGTCCAGCGACAGCAGCTCGAATCGATGATCACCAGGGGCGTGGACGTCCTGATCATCGCCGCGGTCGACCCCCAGCTGCTGCGCCCGTCGGTCGAGGCCGCGCACCGGGCCGGCATTCCGGTGGTCGCCTACGACCGGCTCGCGCAGGGGCCGATCTCCGGTTACGTCACCTTCGACGGGGCGAAGGTCGGCAGGCTTCAGGGCGAGGCGCTGTTGAAGGGCATGGGCGCGAAGGCGCACGGCGGGCAGATCGTCATGATGAACGGCGCGACGACCGACCCCAACGCCGACTGGTTCAAGCGGGGGGCGCTCTCCGTCCTCAAGGGCAAGGTGAAGATCGGCAAGTCGTACGACACCGTCGGCTGGCGGCCGGAGAACGCCTTCGTCGACATGAAGAGCGCCGTCGCCGCACTGGGCGCGGGCAACATCGACGGCGTCCTGGCCGCCAACGACAGCCTCGCCGGCGCCGTCGTCTCCGCCCTCAACGCCACCGAGGTCAGGCCGCTGCCCCCGATCACCGGCCAGGACGCCGACCTCGTGGCCGTGCGGCGCCTCGTCCGCGGCGACCAGTACATGACCGTCTACAAGCCGTTCAAGCCCGCCGCCGACGCCGCCGCCGAGATGGCCGTCGCCCTGGGGCGCGGCAAGTCGGTCGCGTCCATCGCCACCGGCACCGTCGACAACGCCACCACCAAGGACATTCCGGCGGTCCTGCTCCCGTCGGTGCCGGTGACGGCCGGCACCGTCAAGGACACAGTGGTGAAGGACGGCATGTACACGATCGCGCAGATCTGCACCCCGCAGCTCAGGTCCGCCTGCGCCAAGGCCGGACTCATCTGATGAGCCCCACCCGAGGAGGTGGCCCCGTGCCGGGTCAGCCGCTGCTGACGTTGCGCGGCGTATCCAAGCGGTTCGCCGCCGTCCAGGCACTGGTGGACGTCGAGCTGGAGATCGCGGCCGGGGAGGTGGTCGCCCTGATGGGTGACAACGCCGCCGGCAAGTCCACCCTGGTCAAGGTGATCTCGGGGGTCGGTCCCGCCGACCGGGGCGTCATCGAGTGGCAGGGCAGCCCCGTCCAGATCACGCGCCCGCAGGACGCCCAGGTCCTGGGCATCGCGACCGTCTACCAGGACCTCGCGATGTGCGGCAACCTCGACGTCGTCGCGAACCTCTTCCTCGGCCGGGAGATCCACCGCCTCGGCGTCCTCGACGAGGTGGAGATGGAGCGCCGCACCCGCGAACTGCTGCACACCCTGTCCGTGCGCATTCCCGACGTGCGGGCGCCGCTCGCCACGCTGTCCGGCGGCCAGCGGCAGGTCGTCGCGATCACCCGGCTGTTCCTCGGCTCGCCCCGGCTGCTCCTGCTCGACGAGCCCACCGCCTCCCTCGGCCTCGAACAGACCGGTCAGCTCCTCGACCTCATCGAGGAACTGCGCGACCAGGGCATCGGGGTGCTCCTCATCAGCCACAACATGGGGGACATCAAGGCCGTCGCCGACCGCGTCGCCGTGCTGCGCCTCGGCCGCAACAACGGTCAGTTCGACGTGAACACCACCTCTCAGGAGCAGATCATCGCCTCCATCACCGGAGCGGCCGACAACGCCGCCTCCCACCGCCCGACACGCCCGGAGGAAGCATGGCCATGAGGGGGAGGCGGACGGGGGCGCGCGCCGGCGGACGCCGGTGGGACACCGACCGGCTCGGGGCGTACGCCGGTGCGGTGCGCCGCAGGCTGCCCGAAGGGGCGCTCGGCCCGGTCCCGGCCCTGCTCGCCCTCGCCGTGACCTGGATCGTCTTCCAGGGCCTCAACGACAACTTCCTCTCGCCGCGCAACCTGTCCGTCCTCAGCGTGGACATCGTCGGGACGGGCATGATCGCCGTCGGCATCGTCTTCGTGCTGCTGATCGGCGAGATCGACCTGTCGGTGGGCTCGCTCGCCGGCCTGGGCGGCGCCGTGTTCGCCTCGCTGAACGTGAACCTCGGGATGCCGGAATGGCTCGCCGTGATCATCGCGGTGATCTGCGGTACGGCCGCGGGCGCCGTGCACGGGTTCTCCTTCGCCAGGATCGGCGTGCCCGCGTTCGTCGTCACGCTGGCGGGCCTGCTGGCCTGGAACGGCCTGATGCTGATCCTGCTGGGGACGGAGACCTCCATCAACTTCAGCGAGACCGGCCTGGTAGCCACGCTGACCAGCCGGTACTTCGGCGCGCCCGCGGTCACCTACGGCCTGGCGGCGCTCGCCACGGCCGCCTACCTCCTCGCCTCCTACCGGGAGCGCAGACGTCGCGCCGCCGCCGGGATGCCGTACCGGCCGATGGGCGAGATCTGGGCGCGGACGGCCCTGCTGGCGGTCGCCGCGTTCACCGCGGTCCATGTGCTGGACCGGTTCGAGGGCCTGCCGCTGGCGCTGCTGATCTTCCTCGGCGTCCTCGTCGTCTCGGACCTCTTCCTGCGCCGCACCACCTACGGCCGACAGGTCCTCGCGCTGGGCGGCGGCGAGGAGGCGGCCAGGCGGGCCGGCGTCGATGTGACGCGCGTACGGATCTCGGTGTTCATGGTGTCCGGGACGCTGGCGGCGGTCGGCGGCCTGTTCGTCGCGTCGCGGCTCACCTCGGCGAGCCAGGTCCCGGGCTCCGGCATGCTGCTGATCAACTCCGTCGCCGCCGCCGTCATCGGCGGCACCAGCCTGTTCGGCGGCCGCGGCTCGACCTGGTCCGCGCTGCTGGGGGTGCTGATCATCCAGTCCATCGGCTCGGGCATGGCACTGCTGGGCGTGGACCCGCCGGTCCAGTTCATGATCACGGGCGGGGTGCTGTACACGGCGGTGGTCTTCGACGCCCTGGCCCGCCGCGCGGCGCAGACACGCGGGCCGGACTGAGGGGGCTCGGCTCCCCGGACCGAGGTGCTGCCCGGCACATGCGTCTCGACGCCGCCGACCGTGAGCACAGCCGTCACAGCCGTCACGGCCCTCGCAGCCGTCACGGCCCGCACAGTCGTCACGGCGTCCCGGAAGGCACGTCCTGTTCCGCCCAGATCGTCTTGCCCCTGGCAGTGGGCCGGGTTCCCCAGCGCTGGGTGAGCTGGGCGACCAGCAGCAGGCCCCGGCCGCCCTCGTCGTAGGTGCGGGCGCGGCGCATGTGGGGTGCGGTGCTGCTGGCGTCCGAGACCTCGCAGATGAGGCTTCTGTCGTGGATGAGACGGAGCTGGACGGGCGGCTCGGCGTGCCGGATGGCGTTGGTGACCAGCTCGCTGACGATCAGCTCGGTGACGAAGGCGGCGTCGTTCAGGCCCCAGGTGTCCAGTTGTCCGACAGCGTTCTTGCGGACCTCGGCGACGGCGGCGGGATCGGGGTCGACGTCCCAGACCGCGACCCGGGTGGAGTCCAGCGCCCGGGTCCGGGCGACGAGCAGGGCCACGTCGTCGGTGGGCCGCTGCGCGAGCGTGGCGCCGAGAACCGTGTCGCACAGGACGTCGAGGGAGGCCGCGGGGCGGGTGAGCGCCTGGCACAGCCGGGAGACGGCGTCGTCGACGTCCGTGTCCCGCGAGGCGATCAGGCCGTCGGTGTACAGGACGAGCAGGCTGTCCTCCGGCAGGTCGATCTCGGCCGCCTCGAAGGGGAGTCCGCCCAGGCCGAGCGGGGGCCCGCTCGGCAGGTCGAGCAGTTCGACGGTGCCGTCCGGGCTCACCACGACGGGCAGCGGGTGCCCGGCCCGGGCCAGCGTGCAGCGGCGCGAGACGGGGTCGTACACGGCGTACAGGCAGGTCGCGCCGACGCCGCCCGAGGAGAGCGGTATGCCGCTCCCGCCGCCCGCGGTCTCGGCCGCCCATTCGGAGCCATAGCCGTCGCCGGCCAGGCGGGCGACCAGATCGTCGAGGTGGGTGAGCAGTTCGTCGGGCGGCAGATCGATGTCGGCGAGGGTGCGGACGGCCGTACGCAGCCGTCCCATGGTCGCGGCGGCATGGATGCCATGGCCCACGACGTCGCCCACGACCAGCGCCACCCGCGCCCCGGACAGCGGGATCACGTCGAACCAGTCCCCGCCCACCCCGGCCCGGGCGCCGGCGGGCAGATAGCGGGAGGCGACCTCCACCGCGACCTGCTCGGGCAGCCGCTGCGGCAGCAGGCTGCGCTGCAGGGTGACGGCCGTGCCGCGCTCCCGCGTGTACCGCCGGGCGTTCTCGATGCAGACGGCCGCCCGGGCGGCCAGTTCCTCGGCCAGCACCAGGTCGTCCCGCTGGAACGCTTCGGGGTGCCGGTGGCGGACGAGGACGACGACGCCCAGGATGAATCCGCGCGCGGTCAGCGGCACGGTCATCACCGAGTGGAAGCCGAAGTCGTGGATCCGGGCGGCCCGCAGCGGATTCCGGGCGGCCCAGGCGACGACCTCGGGATCGGTCATCCGGTGCAGCAGGGACCGCCCCGAGCGCACGCTCTCGGCCGGCGGGGACCCCTCCGGGTACTCGTCCGTCCCGCCCGGGGCGACAGCCGCCTCGGGAACCCCCGGCAGCACGGACTGGTGGGCGACGCGGCGCAGCACGAGGGGGCCGCCCGCCCCGGTGTCCGCGTCCCCCGCCTCACCCGCGCCGTCACCGCCGTCACCGCCGGCACCGCCGTCGAGGGAGGCCAGCAGGTCGACGCTGACGAAGTCGGCCAGGTCGGGGACCGCGACGTCCGCCAGCTCCTGGGCCGTCCGTGTCACGTCGAGGGTGCTGCCGATGCGCCGGCCCGCCTCGGCGATCAGCTGGAGGCGCTTACGGGCCCAGAACTCCTCGGTGATGTCGTGCGCGGTGAGACAGACCCCTCGGGTCCGGCCGCCCGCGTCCCTCAACGGCGCCACGACGACCGACCAGGCGTGCTCCCGGAGCTCACCGGCGGTCCGCAGATAGTTCTCACGGTGCTGCGGCCGGCCGGTCGCCAGCGCCTGGATCATGTCCTGCTCGGCCAGCTCGCCCGCCTCCATGTCCACGATCTCCGGCACGCGCAGCCCGCGCATGTCCCCCTCCGTGAGGGCGGTGGACTGTTCCATCTCGGCGTTGGCGCGCCGCAGCCGTAGCCCGGTGTCGTACAGCGCCAGCGCACAGGACGGGGACTGGGTGAAGCTCCAGCTCACCAGGTCCTCGTCGGCCGACTCCGGTTCGCGCCCGGTCAGCGCGGAGACCACCAGCCACTCCCCGCCGCCGGACTCCGGGGACTGAGGCATCCTGTGGTGGGCCAGCACCCGGGCCCGTATGCGCCGCCCGTCCCGGTGCCTGAGGACGAGCTCCCCGTGCCACCTCGGCAGCTGAGCGAACGGCGGCAGCTCCGGTGCGGCGGGCGCCTCGGCGAGCAGGACGCCGGCCGGGCGGCCCAGAACGTCGCCCGCCCGGTATCCGAGCAGGGTTTCGGCACCGTCGTTCCACCCGGTGACGGCGCCGTGCTCGTCGACGGTGACGCGCGCAGTGAGCGCCTCGTCGACGACGTCCCGGCCAGGGCCCGTCTCCTGCATGACCGCTCATCTCGCTCTCGTCGAGCTCTCCACCTCACCGAGGCGCAGGTATGTGTGCATCTACCCACTTTCAACCTTATTCCGCCGGGTCGGCAGCCGGAGACCTGGGAGTGACACTCGCAACAGAGCCCGGCTGATCAGTTCTCGCGAACTGGCAAGAAGCACGAAATCGACGACGCCCGCGATGAATATTCCCGGAACGGGAGATCACACAGAATTATTTTTCCGGCCCGCCCGATCACGGCGTGCTACTGTCGACGCAGTTGCAGTTGTGGTTGCCTAGAGGTTTTCCGACGGGTGAGCACCGACCCGAAGGAGATTCATCATGGCTACCGGTACCGTGAAGTGGTTCAACGCGGAAAAGGGCTTCGGCTTCATCGAGCAGGACGGCGGCGGCCCCGACGTCTTCGCCCACTACTCGAACATCGCCGCCCAGGGCTTCCGCGAGCTCCAGGAAGGCCAGAAGGTGTCGTTCGACATCGCGCAGGGCCAGAAGGGCCCGACGGCCGAGAACATCGTCAACGCCTGATCATCGGCGCAGACGCGTACTTCGCAGCTGGGGCCCGCACCTTGGGGTGCGGGCCCCAGCTCGCTTCGTTTTCTCTCCGCTCTCATCACAGTCACCACTGTCGATACTCCGTTTCCGGCACGTTCTCGCGATTCTCTGCGCCGTTCTTCAGGCTGCGGAATTCCTTGTCACGCGCCCGCAACAAGGAAGGTTCTGCATGAATCGTGCACGAAATAACCGCACATACGACCGTTTCGCGAGTTCGACGGGCAGCCGTTACGGAGGCAGCGCCTCGCGCCGCCCCTCCGGTCACGGACGCCGCCCCGCCGCACTCCAGGGTGAATTCGCGCCGCCGAAAACCATCACCCCCGCACTGCCCGCCGTCGAGGCGTTCGCCGACCTCGGACTGCCCGCGCCGCTGCTGGCCGCGCTGGGCCACGAGGGCGTGAGCGTGCCGTTCCCCATCCAGGCGGCGACCCTGCCGAACTCCCTGGCCGGCCGTGACGTCCTCGGCCGTGGCCGCACCGGTTCGGGCAAGACCCTCGCCTTCGGCCTCGCCGTCCTGGCCCGCACCGAGGGACGGCGCGCCGAGCCTCGCCAGCCGCTCGCCCTCATCCTCGTTCCGACCCGCGAGCTCGCCCAGCAGGTCACCGACGCGCTCACCCCGTACGCCCGCTCCCTGCGGCTGCGACTGGCGACCGTCGTCGGCGGCATGTCGCTCGGCCGGCAGGCCGGCGCCCTGCGCAGCGGCGCCGAGGTCGTCGTCGCCACGCCCGGCCGTCTGAAGGACCTCATCGACCGCGGCGACTGCCGGCTGAGCGACGTCGCCATCACCGTCCTCGACGAGGCCGACCAGATGGCCGACATGGGCTTCATGCCCCAGGTCACCGAACTGCTCGACCAGGTGCGCACCGACGGCCAGCGGATGCTGTTCTCCGCGACCCTCGACCGCAACGTCGACCTGCTCGTCCGCCGCTACCTCAGCGACCCGGTCGTGCACTCCGTCGACCCGTCCGCGGGCGCGGTGACCACGATGGAGCACCACGTGCTCCACGTCCACGACACCGACAAGCACCGCGCGACCACCGAGATCGCGGCACGCGACGGCCGGGTGCTGATGTTCCTGGACACCAAGCACGCGGTGGACCGGCTGACCGAGCACCTGCTCAACAGCGGCGTGCGCGCCGCGGCCCTGCACGGCGGCAAGTCCCAGCCGCAGCGCACCCGGACCCTCGCCCAGTTCAAGACCGGCCATGTGACGGTGCTGGTGGCGACGAACGTCGCGGCCCGCGGCATCCACGTCGACAACCTCGACCTCGTCGTCAACGTCGACCCGCCCAGCGACCACAAGGACTACCTGCACCGCGGCGGCCGTACCGCCCGCGCCGGCGAGTCCGGCAGCGTGGTCACCCTGGTGACCCCCGGCCAGCGGCGCGGCATGAGCCGGCTGATGGCCACGGCCGGCATCTCCCCGCAGATCACCCCGATCCGTTCGGGCGAGGCGGAGCTGAGCCGTATCACCGGCGCCCAGGCCCCGTCCGGCGTCCCGGTCGTCATCACCGCACCGCCCGCCGAGAAGCGTCCGCGGCGCGCGGGGGCGTCCTACTCGTCCCGGGGCAGCCGTGGCCGCGGCGGCCAGGGCGGCCGGACCTCGGCGGAGGCGGGCACGGGCCGACGCAGGTCGGCGCCGCGCCAACGCCCCGCCGCCGACCCTGCGGCCTGACCCCGCCGGTCCCCTTCTCCGCTCGCCCCTTCCCCCGGCCCCCCGCTCCCCCGTCCCCTTCTCCTCCCTGGGAGGCATCATGCGCTGTGTCATCGCCCGTTACCCGTTCGACCTGACCAGGGACGGGGTGCTGGACTCGATGAAAGGCATCCCGCCCGAGCCGATCACCGGCGAGTCCGTGACCATCGGCCGCCGCCGCTACCCCGTGAAGCAGGTGGGCGAGGTCATCACCCGGCAGGACCGCCGCGACTTCACCGGCGGCGAGGTCGTCCGGGCCATGACCCGCCTTGGCTTCACCTGCCACGACCACCCCGAAGCGGTGCCGCAGTACGCTCTCACGCCGCTCCAGACCGCCTCGGAACTCCTCGGCAGCCCCGGCCCCCAGAGCGCGTGAGTTCCGGCCGGGCGTGAGTTCCGGCCGGGCGCGGACCCGGTAGGGGTCACGACTTCGCGGAGTCGTACTCCTCGCGGGCCCGCTGGATCGCCGTCATCCGCCGCTCCGCCCACAGTGCGACGCCGCGGACCTGGTCGGCCGCCTCACGGCCGAGGTCGGTGAGGGAGTAGTCCACGCGGGGCGGGATGACCGGCTTGGCGTCCCGGTGGACCAGCCCGTCGCGCTCAAGGGTCTGCAGGGTCTGCGTCAGCATCTTCTCGCTGACCCTGCCGATCTCCCGCCGCAGTTCGCCGAAGCGGTACGAGCGCTCCAGCAGCGCGATCAGGACCAGGGTGCCCCAGCGGCTGGTGACGTGTTCCATGACCAGACGCTGCGGGCACATCCCCTCGCCGACAGCGTCGGCGGCGCGCCCGCGGTCCGCCAGTGACGTCTCCCTCGCTCCCATGCCCATACGGTACGTCGAGGTCAGTGCAGCGGCTTCGGTCGGGCCAGGCCGGTGTCGTACGCGAGGATCGTGGCCTGGACGCGGTCACGGACGCCGAGCTTGGTCAGCAGGGCGTTGACGTGGGTCTTGACGGTGCCTGTGGCGACACCGAGGCGGTCGGCGATCTCGGCGTTGGCGAGTCCGGCGGCGACGAGCGAGAGGACCTCGCGCTCGCGCGGGGTCAGGGCGTCGAGGAGACCGGCGGTGGCGGCCGGTGGGGCGGGGGCGTCACCGGCGAACACGTCGATCAGACGGCGGGTGACCGCTGGGGCCAGCATCGCCTCGCCCGCGGCGACGACCCGGATGCCGGTGAGGAGTTCGGCGGGCAGGGCGTCTTTCAGGAGGAAGCCGGAGGCGCCGGCGCGCAAGGCCTCGTAGACGTACGAGTCGAGGTCGAAGGTGGTCAGCACCAGCACCCGGGGCGGTCGCTCGGACCGCGTCAGGAGTCCCGTCGCGGTGAGGCCGTCCATGTCGGGCATGCGGATGTCCATCAGGACGACGTCCGGGGCGAGCCGTCCCGCGAGCACCACCGCCGAGGCGCCGTCACCGGCCTCCCCGACGACCGTCAGATCCGGCTCGGCGTCGACGATGGCCGCGAACCCGGCACGGACGACAGGCTGGTCGTCGACGACGAGCACACGGACGGGAGCGTCGGCGCCTTCGGAGCCGCCGGAACCTTCGAGGTCTTCGAGGTCTTCGAGGTCTTCGACGGCTTCGGTGACTTCGGTGACTTCGGTGACTTCGGTGCCATGGGGACTGTGGGGGGAGTCGGGGCGCACGGTAAGCCACCCTAACGGCGGCCGACGGGCTGACCCTCCTGGCCTGCGCCGATCGCGTCCTCGCGGGGCTCCCCCGCCGGGGTGCCGTCGCGGAGGCTGCCCAGGAGCTCGCGCATCGCGGCCAGCGCCTCCCGGGCGGCCGGGGCCACCTCTTCGAGACGGCCCTCCTCGGCGACACGGACCACGTCGGCGGCCCGGTCCAGCACCGCGGAACGCAACCCGGCGGCGACGCGCTGCCGTTCGGCGTGCGCGGCGGCGACCGCGTCGTGGACGGCCTGCCCCAGCTCGGAGTCCTCGCGCCCGGTGACCGTCGTGCGCCGGGACCGTACGGCGAAGCCCGCCAGCCAGGCGGCGCCCAGCGGCGGCAGCAGGAGCAGCGCCAGGGCGAACACGCCGACGCCGATCGCCAGGGGTCCGGCGGGGCGGCCGTCGAGGACCCCGTCCCGTGCCGCAGCCGCCGCGGCCGCACCGCCCAGCGCCCCGGCGGCCGACGGCACCGAGATCCAACTCGCCCACGCCGTACCGCCGTTGGCGCCCACGGCGTACACCCCGGCCAGCAGTGCGCAGCCGCCCGCGACCAGGACCCAGACCGGATCCGCGGCACCGGGCAGCCACGGCCACCCCCAGACGCCCGCGCCCACCGCGGCCAGCGCCGCCCAGGGCATCCGCCGCCGCCACAGCAGCGGCAGCACCTGGACGAGCAGCAGCGCGCCCAGCAACAGCCGGGCCCCCACGTCGCGGGACTCGCCGAACAGCAGCGCCGCCGGGACGGCGAGCACCCCGAGCAACGCGGCATGCTCAGCGAACCGCCAGTCGACGCCCACGAGGCCGAAGACTCGCGTGCCCCCGGAGTGCGCCGGGTGGGCGGGAAGCTCGGCCCGTACCGACCAGCCGCCGGCCGGACCGGGCCGCGGCCCTGCCGTCATCGTGCCGCCGACGGCCGCGGCGCGCTCCTTCATCCCGGCCGTCCCCCGCCCGGACCCGAGCCCACGCCCGATGTCCGGACTCCCCGACGCCCTCGAACTCGCCGCAGAATGCGCTTCGTTGACGATGGTCAGGGTCAGCCGTCCGTCGTGCGGGTCCCGCACCTCGACGCGGACGGGCGCTCCCGGGGCGTACCGCAGCGCGTTGGTGAGCGCCTCCCGGGCGATGCCGAACACGGCGTCGGCCACCGCCTGCCCGACCTCGGCCCCGGCCTCGACGTCCACTTCGACCTCGACGGGCTGGCCCAGCCGCACGAAGCCGGCCGCCAGCTCCCCGAGCCGCTCCCCGAGCCGCTCCGCCGGCAGAACGTGACCGCCGTCGTCGTCCTCCTCGGCGGTGCGCAGGGTGTCGACCAGCCGATGCAGGGTGTCCAGGGTCTCGCGGCCCGTGCGGGCGGCGAACTCCAGGGCCTCGGCGGCGAGTTCGGGGCGACTGCCGGCGAGGTGTCCGGCCGCGTTCGCGGTGACGACGACCGAGGTGAGGTGGTGGGCGCTGACGTCGTGCAACTCCCGGGCGAGTCTGCGCCGTTCGGCCGTGGCCGCCTCCCGCCGCTCGGCCCGCGCCCGCTCGAGCCGGCCGGCCGCCTGCGCCCGCGAGGCCAGCCATCGGGCACGCCCCCGGCCGAGTCCGGCGCCGACCAGGCAGACGGCGGCGGTCAGGACCTGGTCGGCTCGGTGCGCGAGCCCCACCCCGTCCGCCGCGAGGCTCACCAGGACCTCGAACCCGACCAGGACGGCGACGGCCCGTAGCGTCACCGGCAGGGTGGTGCGGGCCGCGACCGAGTACACGGCGACGGCCTCGCCCACGAGGGCGTACACCACGACCGCGTCCGCGGGCACGACGAGCCGGCCGAGTTCGGCCACGACGACGACCCCGGCGAGCGCGATCAGCGGCGCCCGCCGCCGCAGGGCCAGCGCGCCGGTGACGGCCGTCCCCGCCGCCACGGCCACCGTCACGTCGGCGACGACGACCTGATGGCCGTCCCACTCCACCGCGCCGGGCCAGACGAGCAGTTGCCCGGCCATGACGGCCAGCGGCAGCAGCCAGTTCCGTACGCTCTCCACGAGGACAGGAGCATAGGCGGGCGCCCGGAACCGCACGTCGTCCGCCGGACGCACCCCGCGCCTACCCGTCTCTACCTTCCGATAGAGCGGACGGCGCCGGGACTCGTACCGCCGCCCGACGCGCCCGCCGTCCGCCGCGGCGAGGCTGGTGGCATGCAGCTGACCTACCTCGTCGTCCCGCTCCTCGCCCTCGCGATCGCCGCCCGGTTCGTCTGGAGCGGCGAGCGTCCCGCGCCCCCGGTCTG is a window encoding:
- a CDS encoding winged helix-turn-helix transcriptional regulator, producing the protein MGARETSLADRGRAADAVGEGMCPQRLVMEHVTSRWGTLVLIALLERSYRFGELRREIGRVSEKMLTQTLQTLERDGLVHRDAKPVIPPRVDYSLTDLGREAADQVRGVALWAERRMTAIQRAREEYDSAKS
- a CDS encoding response regulator; this encodes MLVVDDQPVVRAGFAAIVDAEPDLTVVGEAGDGASAVVLAGRLAPDVVLMDIRMPDMDGLTATGLLTRSERPPRVLVLTTFDLDSYVYEALRAGASGFLLKDALPAELLTGIRVVAAGEAMLAPAVTRRLIDVFAGDAPAPPAATAGLLDALTPREREVLSLVAAGLANAEIADRLGVATGTVKTHVNALLTKLGVRDRVQATILAYDTGLARPKPLH
- a CDS encoding sensor histidine kinase yields the protein MESVRNWLLPLAVMAGQLLVWPGAVEWDGHQVVVADVTVAVAAGTAVTGALALRRRAPLIALAGVVVVAELGRLVVPADAVVVYALVGEAVAVYSVAARTTLPVTLRAVAVLVGFEVLVSLAADGVGLAHRADQVLTAAVCLVGAGLGRGRARWLASRAQAAGRLERARAERREAATAERRRLARELHDVSAHHLTSVVVTANAAGHLAGSRPELAAEALEFAARTGRETLDTLHRLVDTLRTAEEDDDGGHVLPAERLGERLGELAAGFVRLGQPVEVEVDVEAGAEVGQAVADAVFGIAREALTNALRYAPGAPVRVEVRDPHDGRLTLTIVNEAHSAASSRASGSPDIGRGLGSGRGTAGMKERAAAVGGTMTAGPRPGPAGGWSVRAELPAHPAHSGGTRVFGLVGVDWRFAEHAALLGVLAVPAALLFGESRDVGARLLLGALLLVQVLPLLWRRRMPWAALAAVGAGVWGWPWLPGAADPVWVLVAGGCALLAGVYAVGANGGTAWASWISVPSAAGALGGAAAAAAARDGVLDGRPAGPLAIGVGVFALALLLLPPLGAAWLAGFAVRSRRTTVTGREDSELGQAVHDAVAAAHAERQRVAAGLRSAVLDRAADVVRVAEEGRLEEVAPAAREALAAMRELLGSLRDGTPAGEPREDAIGAGQEGQPVGRR